One region of Vibrio sp. FE10 genomic DNA includes:
- a CDS encoding nuclear transport factor 2 family protein, whose protein sequence is MKTITKSTLLAASVLSAATFATTATAQELSIQEKGVAVISSIETGDAKAVSYINPEKYIQHNLAVGDGLAGFGEVLHMLPEGSAKAQVKRSFQDGDFVVTHTEYNFFGPKVGFDVFRFEDGLIVEHWDNLQDIAKPNASGRTQLDGTTKVVDLEKTDQNKQLVGGFVKDILISGDMSKINQYIDNEDSAYLQHNPGVADGLSGLGEALGALAEAGMPMVYTANHKILGQGNFVLSISEGQFMNNHVAFYDLFRIDNGKIVEHWDTIETIPARSEWKNDNGKFGF, encoded by the coding sequence ATGAAAACAATAACTAAATCTACATTACTAGCAGCAAGCGTACTTAGCGCTGCTACTTTCGCAACTACTGCGACTGCTCAAGAGCTTTCTATTCAAGAGAAAGGCGTTGCGGTGATTTCAAGCATTGAAACAGGTGATGCGAAAGCAGTGAGTTACATCAACCCTGAAAAATACATTCAACATAATCTGGCGGTCGGCGATGGCTTAGCGGGATTTGGTGAAGTGCTACACATGCTGCCAGAAGGCTCTGCAAAAGCACAAGTTAAGCGCTCATTTCAAGACGGTGATTTCGTCGTAACGCATACTGAATATAACTTCTTCGGCCCTAAAGTCGGCTTCGATGTGTTCCGTTTTGAAGATGGATTGATTGTCGAACACTGGGATAACCTACAAGACATTGCCAAGCCAAACGCAAGTGGACGCACTCAATTGGATGGCACGACTAAAGTCGTAGACCTTGAGAAAACGGATCAAAATAAACAGCTAGTCGGTGGTTTCGTCAAAGACATTTTGATTAGCGGCGATATGTCGAAGATTAATCAATATATCGACAACGAAGACAGTGCTTACTTACAGCACAATCCAGGTGTTGCCGATGGTCTAAGCGGTTTGGGTGAGGCATTGGGCGCGTTAGCTGAAGCAGGAATGCCAATGGTTTATACCGCCAACCACAAGATCTTAGGCCAAGGTAACTTTGTGTTATCGATCAGTGAAGGCCAGTTCATGAATAATCACGTTGCTTTTTATGATCTATTCCGTATTGATAACGGAAAAATCGTAGAGCACTGGGACACCATCGAAACCATTCCTGCACGTTCAGAGTGGAAAAATGACAATGGTAAATTTGGCTTTTAA
- a CDS encoding ABC transporter ATP-binding protein encodes MYKKFEGFTEAFPKGEPIQPPTGILAFCRHYTRGFEKPLILLGLMSMTIAIIEVALFGYMGQLVDWLSTSNPDTFLADNQSTLMGLGILLLVVMPILISVYSLLLHQTLLGNYPMSIRWLAHRYLLKQSLSFYQDDFAGRVATKVMQTSLAVRETVTKMVDVFVYVTVYFTAMLFMLAESDWRLMAPMLIWLFIYVGIQLHFVPKLKDVSSEQADARSLMTGRIVDSYTNIATVKLFSHSKRETEYAEEGMEGFLDTVHRQMRLVTGFNICVEFANYLLVFSIAGISIYLWLDNAITVGAIAIAVSLALRINGMSKWIMWEIGGLFENLGTVIDGIKTLSKPIAIEDKKDAEPLKVPQGGINFDNVSFNYGENKGVINNLNLNIKPGEKVGLVGRSGAGKSTLVNLLLRFHDVEDGRILIDGQEISSVTQDSLRSNIGMVTQDTSLLHRSIKENILYGRPDASDEEVYAATKQAHAHEFIETLTDPFGNIGYDAQVGERGVKLSGGQRQRVAISRVLLKNAPLLVLDEATSALDSEVEAAIQESLIELMEGKTVIAIAHRLSTIAAMDRLIVLDQGNIVEEGTHQELISQNGIYAQLWNHQTGGFIADDLQQATSA; translated from the coding sequence ATGTACAAGAAATTTGAAGGCTTCACTGAAGCCTTTCCAAAAGGAGAGCCGATACAACCTCCTACTGGAATACTGGCATTCTGCCGCCATTACACACGAGGTTTTGAAAAGCCGTTGATCTTGCTCGGCTTGATGAGCATGACCATCGCGATCATCGAAGTCGCATTGTTCGGTTATATGGGACAACTGGTTGACTGGCTATCAACAAGCAACCCAGACACCTTTTTGGCAGACAACCAATCCACTCTGATGGGGCTTGGTATCCTGTTACTGGTCGTGATGCCAATCTTGATCAGTGTTTACTCGCTATTGCTTCACCAAACTTTGCTAGGTAACTATCCAATGTCGATTCGTTGGTTAGCGCACCGCTATCTTTTGAAGCAAAGCTTGTCGTTCTATCAAGATGATTTTGCTGGGCGTGTCGCCACCAAAGTGATGCAAACATCGCTCGCAGTGCGTGAAACCGTAACCAAAATGGTCGATGTGTTTGTTTATGTGACGGTTTACTTCACAGCGATGTTGTTCATGCTCGCTGAATCGGATTGGCGCTTAATGGCTCCAATGTTGATTTGGTTGTTCATTTACGTCGGTATTCAACTGCACTTCGTGCCAAAGCTGAAAGACGTGTCTTCTGAACAAGCCGATGCACGCTCACTGATGACAGGACGTATTGTTGATAGCTACACCAACATCGCAACGGTCAAACTGTTCTCACACAGTAAAAGAGAAACCGAATACGCCGAAGAAGGCATGGAAGGCTTCCTAGATACTGTGCACCGTCAAATGCGCTTGGTAACTGGCTTCAACATCTGTGTTGAATTCGCGAACTACTTATTGGTGTTCAGCATTGCTGGTATCTCTATCTACCTGTGGCTAGATAACGCGATCACGGTCGGTGCGATTGCCATTGCAGTCAGCTTGGCTCTGCGTATTAACGGCATGTCTAAGTGGATCATGTGGGAAATCGGCGGTCTGTTTGAAAACCTAGGTACTGTGATTGATGGCATTAAAACGTTGTCTAAGCCCATCGCTATCGAAGACAAGAAAGACGCTGAACCGCTAAAAGTGCCACAAGGCGGCATCAACTTCGACAACGTGAGCTTCAACTACGGTGAGAATAAGGGCGTGATTAACAACCTAAACCTCAACATTAAGCCGGGCGAAAAAGTCGGCTTAGTTGGCCGTTCAGGGGCAGGTAAATCGACATTAGTTAACTTACTACTGCGCTTCCACGATGTAGAAGATGGTCGAATTTTGATTGATGGCCAAGAGATCTCATCGGTGACACAAGACTCGCTACGCAGCAATATCGGCATGGTGACTCAAGATACCTCACTGCTGCACCGTTCGATCAAAGAAAACATTCTTTACGGTCGTCCTGATGCATCAGATGAAGAAGTGTATGCCGCAACCAAACAGGCACACGCTCATGAGTTTATCGAAACGCTAACCGACCCGTTTGGCAACATTGGTTACGATGCTCAAGTGGGTGAGAGAGGCGTTAAGCTTTCTGGCGGTCAGCGCCAACGTGTCGCTATCTCACGCGTACTTCTGAAGAATGCGCCGCTGTTGGTTCTGGATGAAGCAACATCAGCACTCGATTCAGAGGTTGAAGCTGCGATTCAAGAGAGTTTGATTGAGTTGATGGAAGGCAAGACAGTGATTGCGATTGCACACCGTCTATCGACCATTGCCGCAATGGACCGTTTGATCGTTCTCGACCAAGGTAATATCGTCGAAGAAGGCACGCACCAAGAGCTCATTAGCCAAAACGGTATCTACGCTCAATTGTGGAATCATCAAACCGGTGGCTTCATCGCTGACGACCTACAGCAAGCAACGAGTGCTTAA
- a CDS encoding Lrp/AsnC family transcriptional regulator has protein sequence MSQHQLDRIDKEILRILHMKGRLPVVELAKQVNLTTSPCSDRLKRLEKDGYITGYHAELCSEKLGLDVQVFIHIRLDQTSFSIFDKFAQAVEMMPEVEECYSLSGDFDTMIKVRVKDMKAYQAFMATKLGTLPGVIQTRSEVVIEEHKKGFGVNPELLATLK, from the coding sequence ATGTCTCAGCACCAACTCGATCGTATCGATAAAGAGATACTAAGAATTCTGCATATGAAAGGACGTTTGCCTGTGGTTGAGTTGGCGAAACAAGTCAACCTAACCACTTCGCCATGTTCTGATAGACTCAAACGATTGGAAAAAGATGGCTACATCACCGGCTATCACGCTGAGCTGTGTTCAGAGAAGTTAGGGCTCGATGTTCAAGTCTTTATCCATATTCGACTCGACCAAACGAGCTTCTCTATTTTTGATAAGTTTGCACAGGCGGTTGAAATGATGCCCGAAGTGGAGGAGTGCTATTCCCTCTCAGGTGATTTTGACACCATGATCAAGGTTCGAGTGAAAGACATGAAGGCATACCAAGCGTTTATGGCCACCAAGCTGGGTACGCTGCCTGGCGTGATCCAGACTCGCAGCGAAGTGGTGATTGAAGAGCATAAGAAGGGCTTTGGTGTTAACCCTGAGCTATTAGCAACCCTAAAATAG
- a CDS encoding arginine deiminase-related protein: MLNLHKKSLHITNVQNANCVVMVPPKEFKFNEETARDNEFQNRVNLTEAEVKLETMAEFKTMVASLRKEGVQVVEFDYPELGVETPDAVFPNNWFSTCGDGSLFTFPMACENRQHEVKPHALIEALEASGRIVNHSESMESYVAQGSYLESTGVMVIDHINKMIYAALSQRCDREVLEDYAKRIGYSRVVSFQTALPSGQPIYHTNVMMAIGDNFCVICDEVIPEFERRFVVKSLAKDKQVISISIDQMNRFCGNILQLETVNGDKVIAMSQSAYDAFSPAQLAQLSTHGKLLPFNVKTIEDIGGGSVRCMLGEVFLPTRVNLL; the protein is encoded by the coding sequence ATGTTAAACCTACACAAAAAATCACTTCATATTACTAATGTTCAAAACGCCAATTGCGTTGTTATGGTGCCGCCAAAAGAATTTAAATTTAACGAAGAAACTGCACGTGATAACGAGTTTCAAAACAGAGTTAATCTGACCGAAGCTGAAGTTAAGTTAGAAACGATGGCCGAGTTTAAGACGATGGTCGCTTCGTTGCGTAAAGAAGGTGTGCAAGTTGTAGAGTTTGATTACCCTGAATTAGGCGTAGAAACGCCCGATGCCGTATTCCCAAACAACTGGTTCAGCACTTGTGGTGATGGAAGCTTATTCACTTTCCCTATGGCCTGTGAAAACCGTCAACACGAAGTTAAGCCACATGCTCTTATTGAAGCGCTAGAAGCATCTGGTCGCATTGTTAACCATAGCGAGTCTATGGAGTCGTACGTTGCTCAAGGTTCTTATTTAGAGAGCACGGGTGTGATGGTTATCGATCATATCAATAAGATGATCTATGCAGCGCTTTCTCAGCGTTGCGACCGTGAAGTATTAGAAGATTATGCGAAGCGTATTGGTTATTCACGCGTGGTTTCCTTCCAAACGGCATTACCGTCGGGTCAGCCGATTTACCACACCAATGTGATGATGGCAATTGGTGACAACTTCTGCGTGATCTGTGATGAAGTGATTCCAGAATTTGAGCGTCGCTTTGTGGTGAAGTCACTGGCTAAAGACAAGCAGGTTATCTCTATCTCAATCGATCAGATGAACCGATTCTGTGGCAACATTCTGCAGTTGGAAACAGTGAATGGCGACAAGGTGATCGCGATGTCTCAATCGGCATACGATGCATTCTCTCCAGCCCAGTTAGCTCAGCTTTCGACACATGGAAAGTTACTCCCGTTTAATGTGAAAACGATCGAAGACATCGGCGGTGGTTCGGTGCGATGCATGTTAGGTGAGGTGTTCTTGCCAACGCGAGTTAATCTCCTGTAG
- a CDS encoding MerR family transcriptional regulator — MLTVTQIAKAYNISRTTILYYERAGLLLPHCRSDNGYRWYGEKEQARLESIISYRSFGLSIQEITALLDRKDDVKQEQTLVNQFNALEKEIQNLRQQQKAIVMLLEQPELLEQKLLTKDRWVRVMENAGFNEEDMKNWHKQFEKMEPTAHQEFLESLNIDQKEVESIREWSKK; from the coding sequence ATGCTCACTGTTACTCAAATTGCTAAGGCTTATAACATCTCTCGCACCACCATTCTTTACTACGAGCGTGCAGGACTGCTTCTACCTCACTGTCGTTCCGACAATGGCTACCGCTGGTATGGTGAAAAGGAACAGGCTCGTTTGGAGAGCATCATTTCGTACCGCTCTTTTGGTCTATCTATCCAAGAAATCACCGCGCTGCTTGATCGCAAAGATGACGTCAAGCAAGAGCAAACCTTAGTAAACCAGTTCAATGCACTAGAGAAAGAAATTCAGAACCTTCGCCAACAACAGAAAGCGATTGTGATGCTGTTGGAACAACCAGAATTGTTAGAACAGAAACTGCTAACAAAAGACCGTTGGGTACGTGTGATGGAGAACGCAGGGTTCAACGAAGAAGATATGAAGAACTGGCACAAGCAGTTTGAGAAGATGGAGCCGACGGCCCACCAAGAGTTCTTGGAGTCATTGAATATCGACCAGAAAGAGGTCGAAAGCATTAGGGAATGGTCAAAAAAATAG
- a CDS encoding DUF445 family protein, with protein MNKSVLTNVIALALLAGGYATANQYLLYAGLFAFSGAITNWLAIHMLFEKVPGLYGSGVIPARFEEFKAAIKQLMMEQFFTESNIDRFLSSEMTGKSLNLEPVIKKIDFNPAFDSLVHVIENSQFGGMLAMVGGTEALQPMKAPFVEKMQESVIEISKSDSVKNAIKDELESPAMMDEIKENIEAIIDQRLNELTPKLVKEMVQTMIKKHLGWLVVWGGVFGGVIGLISAAITL; from the coding sequence ATGAACAAAAGTGTCTTAACTAACGTTATTGCGTTAGCACTGCTTGCTGGCGGCTACGCAACAGCAAACCAATACTTACTTTATGCAGGCCTATTCGCCTTTTCAGGTGCCATCACCAACTGGCTTGCGATTCACATGTTGTTCGAAAAAGTACCCGGTTTATACGGTTCTGGCGTTATTCCAGCTCGTTTTGAAGAGTTCAAGGCCGCTATTAAGCAACTAATGATGGAACAGTTCTTCACTGAAAGTAACATCGACCGCTTCCTTAGCAGTGAGATGACCGGAAAATCGCTCAATCTAGAGCCCGTGATTAAGAAGATTGACTTTAACCCTGCATTCGATTCACTGGTTCATGTTATCGAGAACTCACAGTTCGGTGGCATGTTGGCGATGGTTGGCGGCACAGAAGCCCTGCAGCCGATGAAAGCGCCATTTGTAGAGAAGATGCAAGAGTCTGTGATTGAAATCAGCAAGAGTGATTCGGTAAAAAATGCCATCAAGGATGAACTTGAATCACCTGCAATGATGGATGAAATCAAAGAGAACATTGAAGCGATCATCGACCAACGTTTGAATGAACTAACACCAAAACTTGTGAAGGAAATGGTTCAGACCATGATCAAGAAGCACCTTGGCTGGCTAGTGGTTTGGGGCGGTGTATTCGGCGGTGTGATTGGCTTAATCTCTGCGGCAATTACGCTGTAA
- a CDS encoding esterase/lipase family protein, whose translation MNNKNKHIVLIHGLYMPALIMQYLDRNFKKRGFTTHKFAYNSLRFPSAAKRLNRFINARFDEYDEVYFFGHSLGGLLIRHYFKFYQPNFADTCIITAGTPHNGATIAKTLSNHGLGFIFGSSKMILSDGLGDYDIDVPIGVITGTYDAGVGRIVLGRNPGDGTVTLEDANLRGATDTCALKLNHTALVYSKEVVALSTQFIQNRAFKDAS comes from the coding sequence ATGAATAATAAAAACAAACATATAGTTTTAATTCATGGTCTATATATGCCTGCGTTGATCATGCAGTATCTGGATAGAAACTTCAAAAAGCGTGGTTTTACTACGCACAAGTTTGCCTACAACTCACTGCGTTTCCCTTCGGCCGCTAAGCGCCTCAATCGCTTTATTAATGCTCGTTTTGATGAATACGATGAAGTCTATTTCTTTGGTCACTCACTGGGTGGCTTGCTCATTCGTCACTACTTTAAGTTTTACCAACCCAACTTTGCAGACACCTGCATCATTACCGCAGGCACACCGCACAATGGCGCGACTATCGCCAAAACACTGTCGAATCATGGTCTTGGCTTTATATTTGGTTCGAGCAAAATGATCTTAAGCGATGGCTTGGGTGACTACGACATTGATGTGCCAATTGGCGTCATTACGGGCACTTACGACGCTGGTGTAGGGCGTATCGTATTGGGAAGAAACCCAGGGGATGGCACGGTCACACTCGAAGACGCCAACCTAAGAGGCGCGACAGACACCTGCGCCCTCAAGCTCAATCACACCGCGCTTGTGTACTCCAAAGAAGTGGTCGCACTCTCAACTCAGTTCATCCAAAACAGGGCTTTTAAGGACGCTTCATAG
- a CDS encoding helix-turn-helix domain-containing protein, producing MPQAIPNVGFNHEKTAQAELELIPLSRLYSASNIDHDPQLPHRVSFFLILFIEQGSGTHMVDFEDYPFSQGSVVFIQREQVHAFDFSHQPQGTAVLFTQAFLDSVHANMRLPNYTPTHLNKAHSALLSLDEPHQDRTQSLLQQITMELNQPESDPLIVMYLFSALALILHRLRPEVKQDALSLKQNIKFARYFELLQDNYLRVRDANWYANQINTTYKTLNQVCKVATGLTAKQIIDSFTVLEMKRQLVVSNITSQKMALDFGFEDASNFVKYFKNHTQMTPSEFQKKYSKPSLSE from the coding sequence GTGCCACAAGCGATCCCCAATGTTGGATTTAATCATGAAAAAACGGCACAGGCTGAGTTAGAGCTGATTCCGCTGTCTCGACTTTATTCTGCTAGCAACATCGACCACGATCCTCAATTGCCACATCGTGTCAGCTTCTTCTTAATTCTGTTTATTGAGCAAGGCTCAGGCACGCATATGGTCGACTTTGAAGACTACCCGTTTAGCCAAGGAAGCGTTGTATTCATTCAAAGGGAACAAGTACACGCCTTTGATTTTAGTCACCAGCCTCAAGGTACTGCGGTTTTGTTTACTCAGGCTTTCCTCGACAGTGTGCACGCTAATATGCGCTTACCTAACTACACACCAACTCACTTGAACAAGGCACATTCTGCGCTGTTGTCACTGGACGAACCTCATCAAGATCGAACGCAGAGCCTGTTACAGCAAATTACGATGGAACTGAATCAACCCGAATCTGATCCCTTGATCGTGATGTATCTGTTCTCGGCATTGGCGTTAATTCTTCATCGTCTGCGACCTGAAGTGAAGCAAGACGCCTTGAGTTTGAAGCAGAATATCAAGTTTGCTCGTTACTTCGAGTTGCTTCAAGACAACTACCTACGCGTTCGTGATGCTAACTGGTACGCCAATCAAATCAACACCACCTACAAGACGCTGAATCAAGTGTGTAAGGTCGCGACCGGATTAACCGCAAAGCAGATCATCGATTCATTTACCGTGTTAGAGATGAAGCGTCAACTGGTGGTTAGCAACATTACCTCACAAAAGATGGCATTGGATTTTGGGTTTGAAGACGCGAGTAATTTCGTCAAATACTTTAAAAATCATACCCAAATGACACCGAGTGAGTTTCAAAAGAAATATTCAAAGCCGTCACTCTCTGAGTAG
- a CDS encoding helix-turn-helix domain-containing protein: MINWLQSPKSSVVAQYIDCYWLIEKTPDAETHQFPKLNPDPSAHLILSPSEQPYHYTIEQQVDQGVGSHLLLPHHKAIELDHSKPFIHLGIKFHVGALYSLNIPDCPHPSLDSVNPIDLANLLGNPNADAMSLIQLAQTDFEACCQQLDNLLLPWLSTGKTDRHSELTRKVLEVLGTTPIAELGDKLFCSQRTLERSFNKVTGLTLKQCQSMNKLEAMLEYLYKRDFDDIDWIDVAYQFGFSDQPHLIRYLKKTIGLTPNTYAKEGGLTIDVYGGVRSD, from the coding sequence ATGATCAATTGGTTACAGTCTCCGAAATCCTCTGTTGTTGCTCAATACATTGATTGTTATTGGCTGATCGAGAAGACGCCTGACGCCGAAACTCATCAATTTCCCAAGCTCAACCCTGATCCTTCAGCACACTTGATTCTGTCTCCAAGCGAGCAGCCTTATCACTACACGATAGAGCAACAAGTCGATCAAGGCGTTGGCAGCCATTTACTGCTGCCACACCATAAAGCGATTGAACTGGATCACTCAAAGCCGTTTATTCATTTGGGTATCAAGTTCCATGTTGGCGCCCTGTACTCGTTAAATATTCCAGACTGTCCGCACCCCAGCCTAGACAGTGTTAACCCTATCGATCTCGCGAATTTGTTAGGTAATCCTAATGCCGATGCCATGTCGTTGATTCAGCTTGCTCAAACCGACTTTGAAGCTTGTTGTCAGCAGTTGGATAATTTGCTGCTGCCTTGGCTATCGACAGGTAAAACCGACAGACACAGCGAGCTCACCCGCAAGGTGTTAGAAGTGCTTGGTACAACACCGATTGCAGAGCTCGGCGACAAACTGTTTTGCTCGCAACGCACCTTAGAAAGAAGCTTTAACAAGGTGACAGGACTGACATTGAAACAATGCCAATCAATGAACAAACTCGAGGCGATGCTCGAATACTTGTACAAACGAGATTTTGATGACATTGATTGGATAGACGTCGCCTACCAGTTTGGATTTAGCGACCAACCACACCTGATTCGCTACCTTAAGAAAACCATCGGATTAACACCGAATACCTACGCCAAAGAAGGTGGCTTAACCATTGATGTGTATGGTGGAGTGCGATCGGATTAA
- the putP gene encoding sodium/proline symporter PutP: MENSFAITTTFIAYLIMMLAIGVIAYKRTSNSTDYFLGGRSLGPWPAALSAGASDMSGWLLLGLPGYAYAAGFEAFWLAGGLLVGTWANWLISAKRLRTYSITTESLTLPEFLSRRFNDNSKLIQTISAFFILLFFLFYTSSGLVAGGKLFETVFGLDYTTAVIIGTVCVVSYTLFGGFLAVSWTDLVQGLLMSAALLIVPIAAMDGGLGQLSSDLHNINPELLTLWNDAKGEPLSAIAIISLAAWGLGYFGQPHILARFKATRSNKDLVTARRIAVIWTALSMIGAMLVGLVGLIYVTNSGAPKLDDGEKIFMLLVNAMFHPVIAGILLAAILAAIMSTADSQLLVSSSAMAEDLYKQVLKKDATSEEIVRVGRFAVILISLIALFLAMTPDSSVLGLVSYAWAGFGAAFGPAIVLSLYWSRMNRNGALAGIVVGGVTIVLWKQFTGGWFDVYEIVPGIILSTLSIVIVSLITGEPEDEVKKQHAEFEKNLVELD; the protein is encoded by the coding sequence ATAGAAAACAGTTTTGCAATAACGACGACGTTCATTGCGTATCTAATTATGATGCTAGCGATCGGTGTTATTGCTTACAAACGTACATCTAACTCAACTGACTACTTCCTAGGTGGTCGTTCGTTAGGTCCATGGCCTGCTGCACTTTCTGCTGGTGCATCAGACATGAGTGGTTGGTTGCTACTTGGCTTACCAGGTTACGCTTACGCTGCTGGCTTTGAAGCATTCTGGCTTGCTGGTGGCCTACTTGTGGGTACTTGGGCAAACTGGTTAATTAGTGCTAAACGTCTACGTACTTACAGTATTACGACTGAATCACTGACGCTGCCGGAGTTCTTATCTCGCCGCTTCAATGATAACTCTAAGCTGATTCAAACAATTTCTGCTTTCTTTATCCTTTTATTCTTCCTTTTCTACACAAGTTCAGGCTTGGTAGCAGGTGGTAAATTGTTTGAAACAGTATTCGGCCTAGATTACACAACAGCGGTAATCATCGGTACTGTATGTGTGGTTTCTTACACCTTGTTTGGTGGCTTCCTAGCGGTATCTTGGACGGATTTGGTTCAAGGTCTACTGATGTCTGCAGCACTATTGATTGTACCAATTGCTGCAATGGACGGTGGCCTAGGTCAGCTTTCTAGCGACCTACACAACATCAACCCAGAGCTATTAACGCTATGGAATGATGCGAAGGGTGAGCCTCTTTCTGCAATCGCGATCATCTCGCTAGCGGCATGGGGTCTAGGTTACTTCGGTCAACCACACATCTTGGCTCGTTTTAAAGCAACTCGTTCAAACAAAGATCTTGTGACAGCACGCCGCATTGCGGTTATCTGGACTGCTCTTTCTATGATTGGTGCAATGCTAGTGGGTCTTGTTGGTCTAATTTACGTGACTAACTCTGGCGCACCTAAGCTAGACGATGGCGAGAAGATCTTCATGCTTCTTGTTAACGCGATGTTCCACCCAGTAATCGCAGGTATCCTACTTGCTGCAATCCTAGCGGCAATCATGAGTACTGCGGATTCACAACTTCTTGTTTCTTCATCTGCAATGGCAGAAGATCTGTACAAGCAAGTTCTGAAGAAAGACGCAACGTCAGAAGAGATTGTTCGTGTGGGTCGCTTTGCGGTAATCCTAATCTCTCTTATCGCGCTATTCTTAGCGATGACACCAGACAGCTCAGTACTTGGCCTTGTATCTTACGCATGGGCTGGTTTTGGTGCTGCATTTGGTCCAGCTATCGTGTTGAGCCTTTACTGGTCTCGTATGAACCGTAACGGCGCTCTAGCGGGTATCGTGGTTGGTGGTGTTACGATTGTACTTTGGAAGCAGTTCACGGGCGGTTGGTTCGATGTGTACGAAATCGTACCAGGAATCATCTTATCGACTCTTTCTATCGTTATCGTGAGCCTAATTACGGGTGAGCCAGAAGACGAAGTGAAGAAGCAACACGCTGAATTCGAGAAGAATCTGGTAGAACTAGACTAG
- a CDS encoding GNAT family N-acetyltransferase yields MLDIKKITTLSDLSELKTAYFADSTAPLDGMWHFGFVPMSDHYGFYENDKLVGYCVLNGDGYLLQFFLAPTASANIADLFILIIENNSSVIGEVKGAFVSTAEPQYLSLCMDNTGSFKVNSLMYRQDQETNSSRNSDRIEDIEMTLAKEEQLDKLVEFASSAIGAPKEWLTGYYGNLIARQELWGYWENDSVLATGECRKFDEHQTQFADLGMIVAQAERGKGLATRVLNFLTQYANSQGLEAICSTESSNIGAQKAIARAGLSSKNRILQFDFN; encoded by the coding sequence ATGTTAGACATCAAAAAAATCACAACACTGAGCGACTTAAGCGAACTAAAAACGGCTTACTTTGCTGATTCAACAGCACCACTTGATGGCATGTGGCACTTCGGTTTTGTGCCAATGTCTGACCATTACGGCTTTTACGAAAATGACAAGCTTGTGGGTTACTGCGTGTTGAATGGTGACGGCTACTTACTTCAGTTCTTCCTAGCACCAACAGCCAGCGCGAATATTGCCGACTTGTTTATCTTAATCATCGAAAACAACAGCTCTGTGATTGGTGAAGTGAAAGGCGCATTCGTAAGCACGGCAGAACCGCAATACTTGTCATTGTGCATGGATAACACCGGTTCATTTAAGGTGAACTCATTGATGTATCGCCAAGACCAAGAAACAAACTCTAGTCGTAATTCGGATCGCATTGAAGACATCGAGATGACTCTCGCGAAGGAAGAACAACTCGATAAGCTCGTGGAATTTGCTTCATCGGCGATTGGCGCTCCAAAAGAGTGGCTCACTGGTTACTACGGTAATTTGATTGCCCGCCAAGAGCTATGGGGCTACTGGGAAAACGACAGTGTTCTCGCTACGGGAGAGTGCCGTAAGTTCGATGAACACCAAACGCAGTTTGCAGACCTGGGGATGATTGTCGCGCAAGCAGAGCGTGGAAAAGGCTTAGCAACACGTGTGCTGAACTTTCTAACACAGTACGCCAACAGCCAAGGTTTGGAAGCGATATGTTCTACAGAAAGCAGCAACATTGGGGCGCAGAAAGCGATCGCTCGCGCTGGTTTGTCATCGAAAAACCGAATCCTACAGTTCGATTTTAATTAG